A single Vulcanisaeta distributa DSM 14429 DNA region contains:
- a CDS encoding DNA-directed RNA polymerase subunit H, translating to MSSGGRRRKTEERFRRILEHEYMPKAEIVPKEEVKEILRQLNAKVFQLPWIRASDPLARAIGAKPGNVIRIIRKSDTAGEFVTYRFVVPG from the coding sequence GTGAGTTCGGGAGGCAGGAGGAGGAAGACTGAGGAGCGCTTTAGGAGGATTCTTGAGCATGAGTACATGCCTAAGGCTGAGATTGTGCCCAAGGAGGAGGTTAAGGAGATACTAAGGCAGTTAAATGCCAAGGTTTTTCAGCTTCCATGGATTAGGGCAAGTGATCCGTTGGCGAGGGCCATAGGTGCTAAACCTGGTAACGTAATTAGGATAATTAGGAAGTCTGATACGGCTGGCGAGTTTGTCACGTACAGATTCGTGGTTCCAGGCTAA
- a CDS encoding mechanosensitive ion channel domain-containing protein, with protein sequence MSRGEGEVARHYVNAIVKLVIYIIVYVVVAAIVHWIITSLLPMFGINVKPYEGYVNVLLALAFGYLIVSAFADVIYWAMRFRYDHPTARAMRNVFLLIGIGALVAGIAGAIGGGVAGVAVGGFLGIVIGFAVQQVLGQAVAGLFLLLARPFKISDHVNLLGEDGIVNDVAILFTEVIKSDGTKVLIPNNSIIGNKIYLLPKQQPQQQQQK encoded by the coding sequence ATGAGCAGGGGGGAGGGGGAGGTTGCCAGGCACTACGTAAATGCCATAGTTAAGCTTGTGATATATATAATCGTATACGTGGTGGTAGCCGCCATAGTTCACTGGATAATAACGTCCTTATTACCGATGTTTGGCATAAATGTTAAGCCGTATGAGGGTTACGTAAATGTACTGCTTGCGCTTGCCTTTGGCTACCTAATCGTGTCAGCCTTTGCTGACGTCATTTATTGGGCTATGAGGTTTAGGTATGACCACCCAACTGCTAGGGCTATGAGGAATGTATTTCTGCTAATAGGTATTGGCGCATTGGTTGCTGGCATTGCGGGTGCTATTGGCGGTGGAGTTGCAGGCGTGGCTGTGGGCGGCTTTCTCGGCATTGTAATTGGTTTCGCAGTCCAACAGGTCCTTGGGCAAGCAGTGGCTGGCTTATTCCTGCTATTGGCTAGGCCATTTAAGATAAGTGATCACGTTAATTTACTTGGTGAGGATGGTATCGTTAATGACGTCGCAATATTATTCACTGAGGTTATTAAGAGTGATGGTACTAAAGTCCTGATACCTAATAATTCAATAATTGGTAATAAGATATACCTACTGCCTAAGCAGCAGCCTCAGCAGCAACAGCAGAAGTAA
- a CDS encoding DNA-directed RNA polymerase subunit B has protein sequence MLDSVPIPILRSKRAYTAFPSSDDRWELVRAFIREGGLVRHQIDSFNDFVEKKLQEIVNENNIIETEVKGLYIKLERIEVGKPRVREADASEHILYPMEARLRNLTYAAPLYLTMVLYVNDEEVDRQKVYIGDLPIMVRSKFCNLYGLKRQELISKLEDPDDPGGYFIINGSERVIVSQEDLAPNKPFYDKGDKASITHVAKVISIGAGYKTTVTVERHRDGIIYVTFPAIATRIPFPIIMRALGLETDEDIVLAVSDDPDIQNELLPSLQFSVQIASTVDDALDFIGSKVAIGQPREVRIERAKQVLDRYFLPHLGTTEDARIKKALMVGQMVKGVIEMYLGRRQPDDKDHIANKRVRLVGDLMAQLFRAVFRQVLQDIRQQLERHYSRGKIPSLVTLVRADIITERVRHAIATGNWIGGRTGVSQMLDRTNIMSTLSHLRRVVSNLSRTQPHFEARDLHPTQWGRLCAIETPEGQNCGLVKNLALLSTITVGVDENEVEKLLYDLGVVPILRARKEGVKGTEVYLNGRLIGVHTEPDKLVSTIREMRRRGQINHEINVARIRNEYLDEVRVNCDGGRLRRPLIIIENGKPKLRPEHVEKLRKGEWTWSDLISNGIIEYLDGDEEENALVAINPEEDMSKYTHMEVIPSVMIGAVASIIPYAEHNQSPRNIYEAAMAKQSLGFPAANYRFRMDSRGHLLIYPERPLVITRGIELNGYLERPAGQNAVVALLTYTGYNMEDAVILNKSAIERGMYRSVFFRTYETEQMRYPGGEEDRIEIPSAEVRGYKGPEAYAHLDEDGIVSPEVFVSGGEVLIGKTSPPRFYGVYTETVVSSARRDSSITVRRGEKGIVDSVVVTETNEGYKLVKVKVRELRIPELGDKFASRHGQKGVMGMMIPMQDMPFTEDGITPDIIVNPHALPSRMTVGQLLESMAGKVAALRGVMIDATPFEGVTEEELRDLLIRSGFRWDGKEVMYSGLTGRKLEADIFIGVVYYQKLHHMVADKIHARARGPVQILTRQPTEGRSREGGLRLGEMERDVLIAHGAAALLRERLVESSDRYVMYVCEDCGMIAWYDSNKGKPVCPIHGDKGRIVRVVVPYAFKLLLQELMSLGIYPRIEAGDLIEERRA, from the coding sequence ATGCTGGATTCAGTACCAATACCAATACTGAGGTCTAAGAGGGCTTACACGGCGTTTCCATCGTCAGACGATAGGTGGGAGTTAGTAAGGGCATTTATTAGGGAGGGCGGTCTCGTTAGGCATCAAATCGATTCATTTAATGATTTCGTGGAGAAGAAGCTGCAGGAGATAGTTAATGAAAATAACATAATCGAGACTGAGGTCAAGGGTCTCTACATAAAGCTTGAGAGGATAGAGGTTGGGAAGCCAAGGGTTAGGGAGGCTGACGCCAGCGAGCACATTCTCTACCCAATGGAGGCCAGGCTCAGGAACCTAACCTACGCAGCGCCACTCTACTTAACAATGGTGCTCTATGTAAATGATGAGGAGGTCGATAGGCAGAAGGTCTATATCGGTGATTTACCGATAATGGTCAGGTCTAAGTTCTGCAACCTATACGGGCTTAAACGGCAGGAGTTAATTAGTAAGCTTGAGGACCCGGATGACCCAGGTGGTTACTTCATCATTAATGGTAGCGAGAGAGTCATAGTTTCCCAAGAGGATTTAGCACCAAATAAGCCATTCTATGACAAGGGTGATAAGGCCAGCATAACTCATGTAGCCAAGGTAATATCAATTGGCGCCGGGTACAAGACCACAGTCACGGTCGAGAGACATAGGGATGGCATTATATACGTAACATTCCCAGCAATAGCCACTAGGATACCATTCCCAATAATAATGAGGGCGCTGGGCTTAGAGACCGACGAGGACATCGTACTCGCCGTCAGTGACGACCCTGACATCCAAAATGAGCTATTACCATCACTTCAATTCTCAGTTCAAATAGCAAGTACCGTTGATGATGCTCTAGACTTCATAGGCAGTAAGGTGGCCATTGGCCAGCCGAGAGAGGTTAGGATTGAGAGGGCTAAGCAGGTGCTCGATAGGTACTTCCTGCCGCACCTGGGCACTACTGAGGATGCTAGGATAAAGAAGGCTCTAATGGTTGGTCAAATGGTTAAGGGCGTTATTGAGATGTACCTTGGGCGTAGGCAGCCTGATGATAAGGACCACATTGCCAACAAGAGGGTTAGACTGGTTGGCGATTTAATGGCTCAATTATTTAGGGCTGTCTTTAGGCAGGTACTTCAGGACATTAGGCAGCAGTTAGAGAGGCATTATTCAAGGGGTAAGATACCGAGCCTAGTCACTCTTGTAAGGGCAGACATAATAACTGAGAGGGTTAGGCACGCAATAGCTACGGGTAATTGGATAGGCGGTAGGACAGGCGTATCACAAATGCTTGATAGGACTAATATCATGTCGACATTAAGCCATTTGAGGAGAGTCGTATCCAACCTAAGCAGGACACAGCCTCATTTCGAGGCTAGGGACCTACACCCAACCCAATGGGGTAGACTCTGCGCCATTGAGACCCCCGAGGGTCAGAACTGCGGTTTAGTGAAGAACCTTGCATTACTGTCCACAATAACTGTTGGCGTTGATGAGAATGAGGTCGAGAAGCTGCTTTACGATCTCGGCGTAGTGCCAATACTAAGGGCTAGGAAGGAGGGTGTTAAGGGTACTGAGGTTTACCTGAATGGCAGGTTGATAGGCGTTCATACGGAGCCGGATAAGTTGGTGAGTACGATCCGGGAGATGAGGAGGAGGGGACAGATTAATCATGAAATTAATGTTGCCAGGATAAGGAATGAATACCTTGATGAGGTGAGGGTTAATTGTGATGGCGGTAGGCTCAGGAGGCCGTTAATTATTATTGAGAATGGAAAGCCAAAGCTAAGGCCTGAACACGTTGAGAAGTTAAGGAAGGGTGAGTGGACTTGGAGCGACTTGATTAGTAATGGCATTATTGAGTACCTTGACGGTGATGAGGAAGAGAATGCATTGGTTGCCATTAACCCTGAGGAGGACATGAGCAAGTACACGCACATGGAGGTTATACCATCGGTCATGATCGGCGCAGTGGCATCAATAATACCGTACGCGGAACACAACCAGTCACCTAGGAACATCTATGAAGCCGCAATGGCAAAGCAAAGCCTCGGATTCCCAGCCGCCAATTACAGGTTTAGGATGGATAGTAGGGGTCACTTACTCATTTACCCTGAGAGACCATTGGTAATAACGAGGGGTATAGAGCTTAATGGCTATTTAGAGAGACCCGCAGGGCAAAACGCTGTAGTCGCGTTATTAACATATACGGGCTACAACATGGAAGACGCCGTAATACTAAATAAGTCAGCCATTGAGAGAGGCATGTATAGGAGCGTATTCTTTAGAACATACGAGACGGAACAAATGAGGTACCCAGGCGGTGAGGAGGATAGGATAGAGATACCATCCGCAGAGGTTAGGGGTTACAAGGGACCGGAGGCTTATGCGCACTTAGACGAGGATGGTATTGTATCGCCAGAGGTATTCGTATCTGGTGGTGAGGTGTTGATAGGCAAGACGTCACCACCAAGGTTCTATGGAGTATACACCGAAACAGTTGTGTCCAGTGCCAGGAGGGATTCATCAATAACGGTTAGACGTGGTGAGAAGGGTATTGTTGATAGTGTCGTGGTTACGGAGACAAATGAGGGTTATAAGCTCGTTAAGGTTAAGGTCAGGGAATTAAGGATTCCAGAGCTTGGTGATAAGTTCGCCAGTAGGCATGGGCAGAAGGGTGTGATGGGTATGATGATACCAATGCAGGACATGCCATTTACGGAGGATGGAATAACACCGGACATAATAGTCAATCCACACGCATTACCAAGTAGAATGACTGTTGGCCAATTACTTGAGTCTATGGCAGGTAAGGTGGCGGCATTGAGGGGTGTTATGATCGATGCAACGCCATTTGAGGGGGTAACTGAGGAGGAGCTTAGGGACTTACTCATTAGGTCCGGCTTTAGGTGGGATGGTAAGGAGGTAATGTATAGTGGGTTGACGGGTAGGAAGCTCGAGGCCGACATATTCATTGGCGTTGTTTACTATCAGAAGCTTCATCATATGGTTGCCGATAAGATACACGCTAGGGCGAGGGGCCCAGTGCAGATACTGACCAGGCAGCCAACGGAGGGTAGGTCTAGGGAGGGTGGTCTTAGGCTTGGTGAGATGGAGAGGGACGTGTTGATAGCCCATGGCGCAGCTGCCCTACTTAGGGAGAGGCTTGTTGAGTCAAGTGATAGGTATGTAATGTATGTCTGTGAGGATTGTGGCATGATTGCTTGGTATGATTCCAATAAGGGTAAGCCGGTTTGTCCAATACATGGTGATAAGGGTAGGATTGTGAGGGTTGTTGTGCCCTACGCATTTAAGTTATTGCTTCAGGAGTTAATGAGCCTAGGTATCTACCCAAGGATTGAGGCGGGTGATTTAATTGAGGAGAGGAGGGCCTGA
- a CDS encoding redox-regulated ATPase YchF: MPLQSHVQIGIVGKPNVGKSTFFAAATMIDVKIAPYPFTTIEPNVGIGYVRIPCVCRDLGVKDNPRNSICIEGNRFIPVELIDVAGLVPGAWQGRGLGNQFLDHLRRAPVLIHVVDMAGATDEEGRLVKPGSHDPLVDIEFLSNEVTMWMVQMLSKDWDKLVRLVDYAKKPLLDVLYDRFSGLGITQAQISDALTKLGLDKKPPSKWGDDDIKGFVSMLRELSKPMVIAANKMDIPEAEDNYKRVVKEVGNRYRIIPVSADYELALRRAAKANLIKYIPGDDDFEIISTNLTKPQKDALERIRDFMHKWGGTGVIKALNTAVFDVLGMIAVYPVADEKKFTDTEGNVLPDVLLLPRDATVLDLAKAIHSEIAEKAVTGVDAITGRRLGVNSKLWHRAVVRIYVSK, translated from the coding sequence GTGCCTTTACAAAGCCATGTTCAAATAGGTATCGTAGGTAAGCCTAACGTTGGCAAGTCCACATTCTTTGCTGCGGCAACGATGATCGACGTTAAGATTGCACCGTACCCATTCACAACGATAGAGCCTAATGTGGGTATTGGGTATGTTAGGATACCCTGCGTGTGCAGGGACCTTGGCGTTAAGGATAACCCCAGGAACTCCATATGCATCGAGGGTAATAGGTTCATACCCGTGGAATTAATAGACGTCGCCGGCCTAGTCCCCGGGGCTTGGCAGGGCAGGGGACTTGGTAATCAGTTTCTTGATCATTTAAGGAGAGCCCCTGTGCTTATTCATGTAGTTGACATGGCGGGCGCAACGGATGAGGAGGGTAGGTTAGTTAAGCCTGGCTCTCATGATCCATTGGTTGATATTGAGTTTCTTAGTAATGAGGTTACCATGTGGATGGTCCAAATGCTCAGTAAGGATTGGGATAAGCTTGTCAGGCTTGTGGATTACGCGAAGAAGCCACTACTCGATGTATTATATGATAGGTTCAGTGGGCTTGGTATAACCCAGGCGCAAATAAGCGATGCCCTAACTAAGTTAGGTCTCGATAAGAAGCCACCCAGTAAGTGGGGTGATGATGATATTAAGGGCTTCGTATCAATGCTTAGAGAGTTAAGTAAGCCAATGGTAATCGCGGCTAATAAGATGGATATTCCCGAGGCCGAGGACAACTATAAAAGGGTTGTTAAGGAGGTCGGTAATAGGTATAGGATTATCCCAGTAAGTGCGGATTACGAACTTGCATTGAGAAGGGCTGCCAAGGCTAACCTAATTAAGTACATACCTGGTGATGATGACTTCGAGATCATATCAACCAATCTAACTAAGCCTCAAAAGGATGCCCTGGAGAGGATTAGGGACTTCATGCATAAGTGGGGTGGTACCGGCGTTATCAAGGCGTTAAATACTGCCGTGTTTGACGTACTCGGCATGATCGCAGTCTACCCAGTGGCTGATGAGAAAAAGTTTACGGATACTGAAGGTAACGTATTACCTGACGTATTATTACTACCCAGAGACGCCACCGTCCTTGATCTAGCTAAGGCAATTCATAGCGAAATTGCTGAGAAGGCAGTTACGGGTGTTGACGCGATTACGGGTAGGAGACTTGGTGTTAACTCGAAGCTTTGGCATAGGGCCGTCGTGAGAATTTACGTATCAAAGTAA
- a CDS encoding aldo/keto reductase: MEYINLGKTSLKISRIGLGAWQFGGDAWGPYEYGIAKEVIGKAVELGINFIDTAAVYGRGRSEEFVGRAIRELGIREHVVIATKIPGDWHRYDDVLKAARRSRERLGVDVIDLLQLHWPACWHNVPICETMKAMEKLVEDGVIRFIGVSNYPLQLLEAARSCLKRSEIVSSQNRYNLIERDIEKELLPYLQREGITLIAWSPLAKGAVTGKYSPENRPKGDLRENEPVFYPDNLREITTKLIPVIKELASKYGKTPAQIALNWLVMHDNVVPIPGAKNAAQVVENAGAVGWRLSEDDFRRLTAASNSLVITYVTW; encoded by the coding sequence ATGGAGTACATAAATCTTGGTAAGACTAGCTTGAAAATATCGAGGATTGGACTTGGCGCCTGGCAATTCGGTGGTGATGCCTGGGGCCCCTATGAATATGGCATTGCCAAGGAAGTTATTGGTAAGGCTGTGGAACTTGGTATAAACTTCATAGATACTGCGGCTGTTTATGGGCGTGGCCGTAGTGAGGAGTTTGTGGGCAGGGCAATTAGGGAGTTGGGTATTAGGGAGCACGTGGTCATCGCCACTAAAATACCGGGTGATTGGCATAGATATGATGATGTCCTTAAGGCAGCGAGGCGGAGTAGGGAGAGGCTTGGTGTGGACGTTATTGATCTCCTTCAGCTTCATTGGCCTGCCTGTTGGCATAATGTACCAATTTGCGAGACGATGAAGGCGATGGAGAAGCTGGTTGAGGATGGCGTGATTAGGTTCATTGGTGTTAGTAATTATCCATTACAACTCCTTGAGGCTGCGCGTTCATGTCTTAAGAGGAGTGAAATAGTGAGTTCCCAGAACAGGTATAACTTAATTGAAAGAGATATCGAGAAGGAACTCCTACCCTACCTTCAACGTGAGGGAATTACGCTTATTGCCTGGAGCCCATTGGCGAAGGGTGCAGTAACTGGTAAGTACAGCCCTGAGAATAGGCCTAAGGGCGATCTAAGGGAGAATGAGCCTGTTTTCTATCCCGATAATCTTAGGGAAATAACCACGAAGTTAATACCCGTGATTAAGGAGTTGGCGAGTAAATACGGTAAGACCCCTGCTCAGATCGCGCTTAATTGGCTCGTAATGCATGATAACGTGGTGCCAATACCTGGAGCTAAGAATGCCGCGCAAGTCGTGGAAAACGCCGGTGCGGTTGGTTGGAGACTGAGTGAGGATGACTTTAGGAGGCTCACGGCTGCAAGTAATTCCTTAGTTATAACGTATGTCACCTGGTAA
- a CDS encoding 2,3-bisphosphoglycerate-independent phosphoglycerate mutase: protein MPRALLVVLDGCADRPVKELGGKTPLEFAVKPTIDRLVAEGSCGLMDVISPGIRPGSDTAHLAIFGYDPYKYYPGRGPFEALGAGLTLNPGDVAFRTNVATVNSDLVVVDRRGGRYIDPAEVKEIENIINNEVLPILRSKYGIDAVYKQTVEHRGVLVLRGNVSPHITDTDPHVTGVRVSEAKALSDDAKVTANYINEFTKLVYEKLSKAEFNEKRRREGKGPINMVLLRGAGSLRNFEPLSLRYRIKPAIIAGVALIRGIGRALGMDAINVDNYIGSKDDDFIAAFQAAARALNNYDFVFVHVKPTDSMSHDGDARGKAMIIERVDAGIRRFLEEAPSDTYVFITCDHATPITVREHTGDPVPFMAWGPDVMRDDVTQFSERACAKGFWSRIRGIDVMNIIANYLGTLEKFGE, encoded by the coding sequence ATGCCTAGGGCATTACTGGTGGTCCTAGACGGCTGTGCCGATAGACCGGTTAAGGAACTTGGTGGAAAGACCCCGTTAGAGTTTGCCGTTAAACCCACTATTGATAGGTTGGTTGCTGAGGGATCATGCGGTCTCATGGACGTCATATCACCAGGTATTAGACCAGGTAGTGACACGGCTCACCTTGCCATCTTTGGTTATGACCCATACAAGTACTACCCCGGTAGGGGGCCGTTTGAGGCATTGGGTGCGGGATTAACGCTTAACCCTGGAGATGTTGCATTTAGGACTAACGTGGCCACGGTTAATAGTGATTTAGTCGTTGTCGATAGAAGAGGTGGTAGGTACATAGACCCTGCTGAGGTTAAGGAAATAGAGAACATAATTAATAATGAGGTATTGCCAATACTGAGGAGTAAGTATGGCATTGATGCGGTTTATAAACAAACCGTAGAGCATAGGGGCGTCCTCGTCCTTAGAGGTAATGTATCACCACACATTACTGATACTGATCCTCACGTAACTGGTGTTAGGGTTTCAGAGGCTAAGGCCTTAAGTGATGATGCTAAGGTCACAGCTAATTACATTAATGAATTTACAAAGCTCGTCTATGAAAAGTTAAGCAAGGCGGAGTTTAATGAGAAGAGGAGGAGGGAGGGTAAGGGCCCAATAAACATGGTCCTCCTTAGGGGTGCAGGTTCTTTAAGGAACTTCGAACCACTGAGCCTAAGATATAGGATTAAGCCAGCGATAATAGCTGGCGTTGCATTGATTAGGGGTATTGGTAGGGCATTGGGTATGGATGCGATAAATGTTGATAATTACATTGGTTCTAAGGATGACGACTTCATAGCCGCGTTTCAGGCAGCTGCTAGGGCCTTGAATAATTACGATTTCGTATTTGTCCATGTAAAGCCCACAGACTCCATGTCTCATGATGGTGATGCCAGAGGTAAGGCAATGATTATTGAGAGAGTTGATGCAGGTATTAGGAGGTTCCTTGAGGAGGCACCCAGCGACACATATGTGTTCATAACCTGCGACCATGCAACGCCAATAACTGTTAGGGAACATACGGGTGATCCCGTGCCATTTATGGCGTGGGGACCTGATGTCATGAGAGATGACGTTACTCAGTTCAGTGAGAGAGCTTGTGCCAAGGGCTTTTGGAGTAGGATTAGGGGTATTGACGTTATGAACATAATAGCTAATTACCTAGGTACTCTCGAGAAGTTTGGTGAGTAA
- a CDS encoding arginine--tRNA ligase, translating into MSNPYNQVIEDVQRLLKLLSTEIGTDVTKYVNEVIRAPPQYGYLAIPMHSIVREHGNIDEIINQKIIPQLKLINKVVLVNGYLNIDININDYANIVLLSISNLGDKYGLSDKCPTGSYIIEHTSANPAKPMHIGHGRNAVLGDSLARLLRFCGASVKVHFYVNDCGDQMPYVGIGYYVAKDLVLSRINGGWKPDEVMGIIYSVTYAVSEIKRLSKQIEQLKNEGKYDDANKLIGERDEWVSVINNFIEKDKELTEALLKGLGKFEDLPLMVKQWSRAYEEGDEFVRKVIREAVDVVLTGFRITLDRLGVVFDSWDFESEVAVDNGGVSRVINELLRRAPQYMERDNGALVFRADKYAQDLNLWDELKLPRYIPKATLLRSDGTSLYLTRDIAYALWFWDNFKFDKLIRVIGSEQAHPQAQLRLALHAMGYHELARKLIHYSYEMVNLAGMKMSGRKGIYVSLDELLNEAKDRVMEIVKGRFPPDEADKVAEAVAVGAIRYSFLSVSPNKPLTFSWDKVLNLRQNSGPFVQYTYVRTNGILEKAGEVPKLTQIPNNIASEEKELTLLLGEYPEVIAKAAQELRLENIIEYVNKLSLVFNSYYEKYPVLNAEPGIREFRINLVNAVRTVLGNAMDILGIPRLRRM; encoded by the coding sequence ATGAGCAATCCGTATAATCAAGTGATTGAGGATGTCCAGAGGCTCCTAAAACTTTTAAGCACAGAGATTGGAACTGACGTGACCAAGTACGTTAATGAGGTGATAAGGGCACCGCCACAGTATGGCTATCTAGCAATCCCAATGCATAGTATTGTAAGGGAGCATGGGAATATTGATGAAATAATAAATCAAAAAATAATACCTCAATTAAAATTAATAAATAAGGTCGTATTAGTTAATGGGTATCTGAACATTGATATTAATATAAATGATTACGCAAACATAGTATTATTATCAATCAGTAATTTAGGCGATAAATATGGACTTAGCGATAAGTGCCCAACGGGTAGTTACATAATAGAGCATACGAGTGCAAATCCCGCAAAACCCATGCACATTGGTCATGGCAGGAATGCCGTACTTGGCGATTCATTGGCTAGGTTGCTCAGGTTTTGTGGCGCTTCTGTTAAGGTTCATTTTTACGTTAATGATTGTGGTGATCAAATGCCCTATGTTGGTATTGGCTATTATGTGGCTAAGGACTTAGTACTCAGTAGGATTAATGGTGGTTGGAAGCCTGACGAGGTAATGGGCATCATTTACTCAGTGACATATGCGGTAAGCGAGATTAAGAGATTGAGTAAACAGATTGAACAGCTTAAGAATGAGGGTAAGTATGATGATGCGAATAAGCTGATCGGTGAGAGGGATGAGTGGGTTTCTGTAATTAACAACTTCATAGAAAAGGATAAGGAACTTACTGAGGCTTTACTTAAGGGGTTGGGTAAGTTCGAGGATCTCCCATTAATGGTTAAGCAGTGGTCGAGGGCTTATGAGGAGGGTGATGAATTCGTTAGGAAGGTCATTAGGGAGGCTGTGGATGTAGTGCTTACTGGCTTTAGGATAACTCTGGATAGGCTTGGTGTTGTCTTTGATTCGTGGGATTTTGAGAGTGAGGTTGCCGTGGATAATGGCGGTGTATCCAGGGTGATTAATGAATTACTTAGGAGGGCTCCGCAATACATGGAGAGGGATAATGGGGCATTGGTATTTAGGGCCGATAAGTATGCCCAGGACCTTAATCTTTGGGATGAACTTAAACTACCTAGGTATATACCGAAGGCAACACTACTTAGGAGCGATGGAACAAGCCTATACTTAACGAGGGATATTGCCTACGCCTTATGGTTCTGGGATAACTTCAAGTTCGATAAGCTAATAAGGGTCATAGGCTCTGAGCAAGCCCATCCTCAGGCTCAACTTAGGTTAGCACTACATGCAATGGGGTATCACGAATTGGCCAGGAAATTGATTCATTATTCCTATGAGATGGTTAATCTAGCCGGAATGAAGATGAGTGGTAGGAAGGGAATTTACGTATCTCTTGATGAATTACTTAACGAGGCAAAGGATAGGGTTATGGAGATTGTGAAGGGTAGATTCCCACCTGACGAGGCCGATAAAGTCGCCGAGGCAGTTGCCGTTGGTGCAATTAGGTATTCATTCCTCTCTGTGAGCCCAAATAAACCATTGACGTTCTCATGGGATAAGGTGCTGAATTTAAGGCAGAATAGTGGGCCATTCGTTCAATACACATACGTAAGGACAAACGGAATTCTTGAGAAGGCCGGCGAAGTCCCTAAGCTTACACAAATACCCAATAATATCGCCAGCGAGGAAAAGGAATTAACATTATTACTTGGCGAATATCCTGAAGTGATTGCCAAGGCTGCTCAGGAGTTAAGACTTGAGAACATAATTGAGTATGTGAATAAGCTGTCCCTCGTATTTAATAGTTATTATGAAAAGTACCCTGTGCTAAATGCCGAGCCTGGTATTAGGGAGTTTAGGATAAACCTTGTGAATGCCGTGAGGACAGTGCTTGGTAATGCTATGGACATACTTGGAATACCCAGGTTAAGGAGAATGTAA
- the cutA gene encoding divalent-cation tolerance protein CutA, whose product MSEYEYVVVFVTVPNRDVGVEIAKSLVNNKLAACVNVIDGLRSIYYWEGRVEEDNEALLIIKSRKDKLNDLVIFIRERHPYKVPEIIALPIIGGFDGYLRWIDEALRRE is encoded by the coding sequence ATGAGTGAGTATGAGTATGTAGTTGTCTTCGTCACAGTGCCTAATAGGGATGTGGGTGTTGAAATTGCTAAATCTCTCGTTAATAATAAATTAGCTGCGTGCGTTAACGTAATTGATGGGTTAAGGAGTATTTATTATTGGGAGGGAAGGGTCGAGGAAGACAATGAGGCATTGCTCATTATTAAGTCAAGGAAGGATAAGCTTAATGATTTAGTGATATTCATTAGGGAGAGACATCCGTATAAGGTCCCTGAGATTATTGCACTGCCGATAATTGGCGGTTTTGATGGATACTTAAGGTGGATTGATGAGGCATTAAGGCGAGAATAG
- the thiE gene encoding thiamine phosphate synthase, whose product MKLPKGIYGITDTSYTIKNHVEAARAFLEGGVRIVQYRRKEGSIRVMLEEARAIRRLCNEYGAVFIVDDRVDIAILSDADGVHVGLDDAPVDEIRRRFGGLIIGASASTVDEALQGERAGANYIGAGSVFPSPTRPDYRITGLDGLRSIVRSVNIPVYAIGGITLESIPAIKATGAWGAAVISGILAAKDPVKMARAFVEAWENA is encoded by the coding sequence ATGAAGCTTCCCAAAGGAATTTACGGTATAACGGATACCAGTTATACTATAAAGAATCACGTTGAGGCAGCCAGGGCATTCCTCGAGGGTGGGGTTAGGATTGTTCAGTATAGGCGTAAGGAGGGCAGTATTAGGGTCATGCTTGAGGAGGCTAGGGCCATTAGGAGGCTTTGTAATGAGTATGGAGCTGTATTTATCGTTGATGATAGGGTTGACATAGCAATACTAAGCGATGCGGATGGAGTCCACGTGGGTCTTGATGATGCGCCTGTGGATGAGATTAGGAGGAGATTCGGCGGTTTAATAATTGGTGCAAGTGCCAGTACTGTTGATGAGGCATTGCAGGGTGAGAGGGCGGGCGCCAATTATATAGGCGCCGGCTCAGTGTTTCCGAGCCCGACAAGGCCCGATTACAGAATAACTGGGCTGGATGGATTGAGGAGCATCGTTAGGTCGGTCAATATACCGGTCTACGCCATAGGCGGTATAACGCTTGAGAGTATACCAGCGATTAAGGCAACGGGTGCCTGGGGCGCCGCGGTTATCTCGGGAATACTTGCCGCCAAGGACCCAGTTAAGATGGCTAGGGCATTCGTCGAGGCTTGGGAGAATGCGTAG